The Undibacterium cyanobacteriorum genomic sequence AAAGACGCCTTCGCCCAAGTGGTGCGGATTGGTCGTCAACGTTTAGCCGATGGTCAATGGGTCATCATGTTCCCGGAAGGCACGCGTATCGCCGTCGGTCAAAAAGGTAATTACAAAGGCGGAGGCACACGTTTAGCGATCGAAACTGATACACCAGTCATTCCGATCGCACTCAATTCTGGCGAATGCTGGCCGAAGAATTCTTTCATCAAACGCCCCGGCACCATCACCGTCTCGGTCGGCAAACCGATGTACGCCGAAGGCATGAACGCCACGGAGTTTATGAGCAAAGTCGAAGAGTGGATCGAGGCCGAAATGCGCGTGATTTCACCTGATGTCTACAAGTAAGCACGTAGGAAATAAAAGCAAAAAAATAAAACTTGAAACCTGATCACTGAGGCGTCATCCCTGCGCAGGCAGGGATCCAGCGTCTTTCGGCATTCACGCCACTAGATTCCCGCCTGCGCGGGAATGACAAGACATCAACCCATCGTCTAACAAACTCACCCAATATCGAATTCAAGGCGCCGCTACTCTTTCAGCGGCGCCTTTGTTTTTGGCGGCCCGCGCACCCCGCTCCTCAAAATTTGCTATGATGGTTCTCGATCGTCGTCCTTATGAAGCCGACGGTCATCGCACCACGAGTCACCATGCGTCACCCCAGCTACCATGACAGCCAATAAAGCCTCTTTCCTCTCACACCTACAACGCGCCTTACAACTCGATTTGTTTGGCGATTTGTTTGTGGTCGAAAGAAAGCCCGATCCGAAACCTTCCGCACCACGTCAAGGACTACCACGCAGACCAAAGCCTTCTGGAGTTTCACCAAACGCATCACCAAACCCACAAAACAATTCAAGCGAAAGCGAAGGCAAACTCAAAAAAATTCTGCTTGGCGATGTCGTACTCGAATACACATTGCGTCGTTCCAAACGCCGCAGCATCGGCTTTCTGATTGGCGATGAAGGCTTGCGCATTACCGCACCGCGATGGGTCAACCTCAGCGAAATTGAACAAGCGATTCTCGAAAAACAAGAATGGATTTTGAAGCACCTACGCGCTAAACGTGAACAACAAAGTCAACGCCAAGCCAGCCAACTACGCTTCGAAGATGGCGCGACCATCCCTCTGCTCGGCGATGCTTTCCGCATGCGTTTCGAATTAGGGCGTAGCAAGATTACAGTCGACCACGGCACCACCGAATTACGCATACAATTGCCGGTCGACACCAACGACCCGCTGCACGAAACCATGTGCCGTACGCGTCTCAAAGCATGGCTGCAGCAACAGGCCAAACTGATCTTCAGCCAGCGCATGCCTGAGCTCGCAGAACAACTTGGTGTCGATTACAAACATATGCAATTGAGTTCCGCTGGCACGCGCTGGGGCTCATGCACGTCGAATGGTGTGATCCGTCTAAACTGGCGCCTCGTGCATCTCGAACCCGACCTGATCGACTATGTGATCGCCCACGAACTCGCGCACCGCATAGAAATGAACCACAGTCCCGCTTTCTGGGCGACAGTCGAACGCATCTACCCGCGCTACGACGAAGCACGCAAGCGCTTGAAAGAAGTGGCGGTGGCGGGGTTACCACAACTCTAAACTATGCCTAAGCCTCGACATCGCCCTTGGATAGGACAACTCGCCATCACCACAGGTGCGGCTTACTTTCAGGGCGCCGCTGGCGACAATCAAGCACATCGTCATTGGGTCGATCAGTATGTATTTGCGCGCCAGCCCTTCTTACTCAA encodes the following:
- a CDS encoding M48 family metallopeptidase, with protein sequence MTANKASFLSHLQRALQLDLFGDLFVVERKPDPKPSAPRQGLPRRPKPSGVSPNASPNPQNNSSESEGKLKKILLGDVVLEYTLRRSKRRSIGFLIGDEGLRITAPRWVNLSEIEQAILEKQEWILKHLRAKREQQSQRQASQLRFEDGATIPLLGDAFRMRFELGRSKITVDHGTTELRIQLPVDTNDPLHETMCRTRLKAWLQQQAKLIFSQRMPELAEQLGVDYKHMQLSSAGTRWGSCTSNGVIRLNWRLVHLEPDLIDYVIAHELAHRIEMNHSPAFWATVERIYPRYDEARKRLKEVAVAGLPQL